One segment of Rhodopirellula baltica SH 1 DNA contains the following:
- the glgX gene encoding glycogen debranching protein GlgX, which translates to MPDRFVTCGFSELRRAHDGLEGPRQPNQASDSRSDLYMLMRQPCPDLQFAYSPPFGATLTEKGVQFSVFSRSATEMRLLLYNKVTDREPAQVIDFDRGTDRWGDVWSLHVPGLEAGQLYHFQASGPWEPENGHRFDSTARLIDPYAQALAGTYQKQTDGVVRPPKCVVVDGTFDWEGDRHVRRDVSESIIYEMHVRGFTKSKTAKVKAPGSYLGVIEKIPYLKSLGVTSVELMPVHEFPIRDPQGKKLSRPNYWGYDPMAFFAPHRGYAHDSAPGAQVNEFKQMVKALHSAGIEVILDVVFNHTCEGNEQGPTLSFKGLENQVYYILSEGQHYCNYSGCGNTINGNHPVVREMIFHCLRHWVHNYHIDGFRFDLASILSRDRSGNLIPNPPMVELIAEDPMLADTKIIAEAWDAAGAYQVGSFGNHRWAEWNGRYRDDVRGFWRGDAGTLGPLATRLAGSSDLYQHAGRPPSCSVNLVTTHDGFTMNDLVSYKDKHNEANGEDNNDGDNHNISDNYGVEGPTRKKAISTIRSQQVRNMLATLLTSQGVPMIVSGDEARRTQKGNNNAYCQDTDISWFDWRLVEKNADLVRFVSALIDFRKNQPTIRRREYLTGQPVDGRKVPDVSWYGPSGDPLNWDQGELAMAAYIAAPSRIDDPEGLGRDVILMFNSTGDHREFHFPAIARGTQWNLFVDTAAAPPEDIYPDVDGPMPPNNRIVEVGRHSMRIYVCNAPPK; encoded by the coding sequence ATGCCTGACCGGTTCGTCACATGTGGGTTCAGCGAACTTCGCCGAGCACACGATGGTCTCGAAGGACCACGACAGCCGAATCAGGCCAGCGACTCAAGGAGCGATCTCTACATGCTGATGCGACAACCGTGCCCCGATCTTCAGTTCGCCTACTCCCCGCCATTCGGAGCGACGCTCACGGAGAAGGGAGTGCAGTTTTCGGTCTTCAGCCGTTCCGCAACCGAAATGCGGTTGTTGCTGTACAACAAGGTGACCGATCGCGAACCAGCTCAAGTCATTGACTTCGATCGGGGAACCGACCGTTGGGGTGACGTTTGGAGCTTGCACGTACCGGGCCTCGAAGCAGGCCAACTTTATCATTTCCAAGCCAGCGGACCCTGGGAACCTGAAAATGGTCACCGGTTCGATTCCACGGCTCGGTTGATCGATCCTTATGCTCAGGCGTTGGCGGGAACCTACCAAAAGCAAACCGATGGTGTCGTGCGTCCGCCAAAGTGCGTGGTCGTCGATGGCACGTTTGATTGGGAAGGCGATCGTCACGTTCGTCGTGACGTCAGCGAATCGATCATTTATGAAATGCACGTTCGTGGTTTCACCAAGAGCAAGACCGCCAAAGTCAAAGCTCCTGGCAGTTACCTCGGTGTGATTGAAAAGATTCCATATCTGAAGTCATTGGGCGTCACTTCGGTTGAATTGATGCCGGTGCACGAGTTCCCCATTCGGGACCCGCAGGGCAAAAAGCTCTCGCGACCAAACTATTGGGGGTATGACCCGATGGCGTTCTTCGCGCCTCATCGCGGTTATGCACACGACTCGGCTCCTGGTGCTCAGGTCAACGAGTTCAAGCAGATGGTCAAGGCTCTGCACTCCGCGGGGATCGAAGTCATTCTTGACGTTGTGTTCAACCACACCTGCGAAGGCAACGAACAAGGTCCGACGCTGTCATTCAAAGGACTTGAAAACCAAGTCTATTACATCCTTTCGGAAGGCCAGCATTACTGCAACTACAGCGGTTGCGGCAACACGATCAATGGGAATCACCCCGTCGTTCGCGAGATGATTTTTCATTGCTTGCGACACTGGGTCCACAACTACCACATCGATGGCTTCCGGTTCGACCTGGCCAGTATTTTGAGCCGCGATAGGAGCGGGAACTTGATTCCCAACCCACCGATGGTGGAACTGATCGCGGAAGATCCGATGTTGGCCGACACCAAGATCATTGCTGAAGCCTGGGACGCAGCGGGTGCCTACCAAGTCGGTAGCTTTGGCAATCACCGCTGGGCGGAATGGAACGGTCGATACCGTGACGATGTGCGAGGTTTTTGGCGTGGTGATGCTGGAACTCTCGGCCCGCTGGCAACTCGATTGGCAGGCAGCAGCGATTTGTATCAACACGCCGGACGTCCGCCGTCTTGCAGTGTGAACTTGGTGACCACGCATGATGGTTTCACCATGAACGATTTGGTTTCGTACAAGGACAAGCACAACGAAGCCAACGGTGAAGACAACAACGACGGTGACAACCACAACATCAGTGACAACTATGGTGTGGAAGGCCCGACGCGAAAGAAGGCGATCAGCACGATCCGCAGCCAGCAAGTTCGCAACATGTTGGCGACGTTGTTGACCAGCCAAGGCGTGCCAATGATCGTCAGCGGTGACGAGGCTCGCCGAACGCAGAAGGGTAACAACAACGCCTACTGCCAAGACACTGATATCTCGTGGTTCGATTGGCGACTCGTCGAAAAGAACGCTGACTTGGTCCGCTTTGTCAGTGCATTGATTGATTTCCGAAAGAACCAACCAACGATCCGTCGTCGCGAATACTTGACTGGTCAACCGGTTGATGGTCGGAAGGTGCCGGACGTGTCTTGGTACGGTCCATCGGGCGACCCGTTGAATTGGGATCAAGGTGAATTGGCGATGGCGGCATACATTGCTGCCCCGAGCCGAATCGATGATCCGGAAGGTTTGGGACGAGACGTGATCTTGATGTTCAACAGCACCGGCGATCACCGCGAATTCCACTTCCCGGCGATTGCTCGTGGAACTCAGTGGAATCTGTTTGTCGACACCGCGGCAGCACCGCCAGAAGACATCTACCCTGATGTCGATGGTCCAATGCCTCCGAACAATCGAATCGTCGAAGTTGGGCGTCATTCAATGCGGATCTATGTCTGTAACGCGCCGCCAAAGTAA